Proteins from one Falco cherrug isolate bFalChe1 chromosome 7, bFalChe1.pri, whole genome shotgun sequence genomic window:
- the PRC1 gene encoding protein regulator of cytokinesis 1 isoform X2, whose protein sequence is MRKSEVLAAEAVSCLNRAMAALRAIWEEIGIPEEQRLERTDVVKKHIKDLLDMMVAEEENLKERLLKSIAMCRRELDALCKELQLEPIQVEEGSTILQMEKNLRTHVEVLLKQKRDRKQELKTLQEQDRDLCDILCTSLFCINSDAVPSLEDLDRYRRHLASLTAVKEQRQEEFVSRKRQIILLMEELDHTPDTSFERDVVTEDEEAFCLSEDNIAALQNLLQQLEAQRSLNEAVCTELRSRIVALWERLQVPLEERESSAVHVAGSRAKTRKALQLEVDHLEELKLQNIRSVIQGIRAELADYWDKCFYSQEQREVFSPYYDEDYTETLLDLHEAEVEKMKSYYETHKDLFEAVQKWDENWKLFLELEKKASDPSRFTNRGGNLLKEEKQRAKLQKTLSKLQEELESRVQAWEQEHEGTFLVKGQRFLEYVMEQWQLYHLEKEKEKQERHLKKSRQIETEMMYGSTPRTPVKRQVLGPHTPGKLNSTFHSRATPNSTIRLAFGGAVYHSPTSRLPPSGGKTGQARTPSRMLVKPSRPGRREQNKENMSHLNGTTLSGGCTPTAPAQRNQSVNSVASSYSEFARELSKASKCDSSSRVLNSTTAFS, encoded by the exons ATGAGGAAGAG TGAGGTGCTGGCGGCCGAGGCCGTGTCGTGCCTGAACCGGGCTATGGCGGCTCTGCGGGCTATCTGGGAGGAGATCGGCATCCCCGAGGAGCAGCGCCTGGAGCGTACCGATGTCGTTAAGAAGCACATCAAG GACCTCCTAGACATGATggtggcagaggaggagaaCCTGAAGGAGCGGCTCTTGAAGAGCATCGCCATGTGTCGGAGGGAGCTTGACGCCCTCTGCAAGGAGCTCCAGCTGGAGCCCATCCAG GTGGAGGAAGGAAGTACCATTCTGCAGATGGAAAAGAATTTGCGCACCCATGTGGAAGTGTTGTTAAAGCAGAAAAGGGACAGGAAGCAGGAGCTGAAAACCTTGCAAGAACAAGATCGAGATTTGTGTGACATTCTCTGCACATCCCTGTTCTGCATTAACAGTGATGCTGTGCCCAGCCTGGAGGACCTGGATCGTTACAGGCGCCACTTGGCCTCCCTGACCGCTGTGAAG GAGCAAAGGCAGGAAGAGTTTGTCAGCAGGAAGCGGCAAATCATCCTCCTGATGGAGGAGCTGGACCACACTCCAGACACAAGCTTTGAGCGGGATGTGGTGACCGAGGACGAGGAAGCCTTCTGTTTGTCTGAGGACAACATTGCTGCCCTCCAgaatctgctgcagcag CTGGAAGCCCAGCGATCCCTGAATGAAGCTGTGTGCACAGAGCTGCGCTCCAGAATTGTTGCACTCTGGGAAAGGCTGCAGGTTCCTCTGGAGGAGAGAGAGTCTTCTGCGGTGCACGTGGCTGGATCCAGAGCCAAAACTAGGAAAGCT TTGCAGTTGGAAGTGGACCATCTGGAGGAGCTGAAGCTGCAGAACATTAGATCTGTGATTCAAGGAATTCGGGCAGAGCTGGCTGACTACTGGGACAAGTGCTTCTACAgtcaggagcagagggaagtCTTCAGCCCCTATTACGACG AGGACTATACAGAGACCCTGCTTGATCTCCACGAAGCTGAGGTGGAGAAGATGAAGAGCTACTATGAAACACACAAAGATCTGTTTGAGGCTGTCCAGAAATGGGACGAGAACTGGAAGCTGTTCCTGGAACTGGAG AAGAAAGCATCTGACCCCAGTCGCTTCACCAACCGTGGGGGGAATCTGctgaaagaagagaagcagcGAGCGAAGCTGCAGAAGACACTTTCCAAG ttgcaggaggagctggagagcaGGGTCCAggcctgggagcaggagcatGAGGGGACTTTCCTGGTGAAGGGGCAGCGGTTCTTGGAGTATGTGATGGAGCAGTGGCAGCTGTACCacctggagaaagagaaggagaaacaggAGAGG CACCTGAAGAAAAGCCGCCAGATTGAGACCGAGATGATGTATGGCAGCACCCCACGAACACCTGTCAAGCGGCAAGTGCTTGGCCCCCACACGCCTGGCAAA CTCAACAGCACCTTCCACTCCAGGGCCACACCCAACAGTACCATCCGTTTAGCTTTTGGAGGAGCCGTCTACCACTCGCCAACATCACGGTTGCCACCTTCTGGAGGGAAG ACTGGCCAGGCTCGGACCCCCAGCCGCATGCTTGTGAAGCCTTCCCGTCCTGGACGCAGGGAGCAGAACAAGGAGAACATGTCCCACCTGAATGGAACCACCCTCAGCGGTGGGTGCACCCCTACAGCCCCTGCCCAGCGTAACCAGAGCGTTAATTCTGTTGCCAGCAGCTATTCTGAATTTGCG CGCGAACTTTCAAAGGCTTCAAAGTGTGACAGCAGCTCCCGCGTTCTGAACTCCACCACTGCCTTCTCCTGA
- the PRC1 gene encoding protein regulator of cytokinesis 1 isoform X1, giving the protein MRKSEVLAAEAVSCLNRAMAALRAIWEEIGIPEEQRLERTDVVKKHIKDLLDMMVAEEENLKERLLKSIAMCRRELDALCKELQLEPIQVEEGSTILQMEKNLRTHVEVLLKQKRDRKQELKTLQEQDRDLCDILCTSLFCINSDAVPSLEDLDRYRRHLASLTAVKEQRQEEFVSRKRQIILLMEELDHTPDTSFERDVVTEDEEAFCLSEDNIAALQNLLQQLEAQRSLNEAVCTELRSRIVALWERLQVPLEERESSAVHVAGSRAKTRKALQLEVDHLEELKLQNIRSVIQGIRAELADYWDKCFYSQEQREVFSPYYDEDYTETLLDLHEAEVEKMKSYYETHKDLFEAVQKWDENWKLFLELEKKASDPSRFTNRGGNLLKEEKQRAKLQKTLSKLQEELESRVQAWEQEHEGTFLVKGQRFLEYVMEQWQLYHLEKEKEKQERHLKKSRQIETEMMYGSTPRTPVKRQVLGPHTPGKVRKLNSTFHSRATPNSTIRLAFGGAVYHSPTSRLPPSGGKTGQARTPSRMLVKPSRPGRREQNKENMSHLNGTTLSGGCTPTAPAQRNQSVNSVASSYSEFARELSKASKCDSSSRVLNSTTAFS; this is encoded by the exons ATGAGGAAGAG TGAGGTGCTGGCGGCCGAGGCCGTGTCGTGCCTGAACCGGGCTATGGCGGCTCTGCGGGCTATCTGGGAGGAGATCGGCATCCCCGAGGAGCAGCGCCTGGAGCGTACCGATGTCGTTAAGAAGCACATCAAG GACCTCCTAGACATGATggtggcagaggaggagaaCCTGAAGGAGCGGCTCTTGAAGAGCATCGCCATGTGTCGGAGGGAGCTTGACGCCCTCTGCAAGGAGCTCCAGCTGGAGCCCATCCAG GTGGAGGAAGGAAGTACCATTCTGCAGATGGAAAAGAATTTGCGCACCCATGTGGAAGTGTTGTTAAAGCAGAAAAGGGACAGGAAGCAGGAGCTGAAAACCTTGCAAGAACAAGATCGAGATTTGTGTGACATTCTCTGCACATCCCTGTTCTGCATTAACAGTGATGCTGTGCCCAGCCTGGAGGACCTGGATCGTTACAGGCGCCACTTGGCCTCCCTGACCGCTGTGAAG GAGCAAAGGCAGGAAGAGTTTGTCAGCAGGAAGCGGCAAATCATCCTCCTGATGGAGGAGCTGGACCACACTCCAGACACAAGCTTTGAGCGGGATGTGGTGACCGAGGACGAGGAAGCCTTCTGTTTGTCTGAGGACAACATTGCTGCCCTCCAgaatctgctgcagcag CTGGAAGCCCAGCGATCCCTGAATGAAGCTGTGTGCACAGAGCTGCGCTCCAGAATTGTTGCACTCTGGGAAAGGCTGCAGGTTCCTCTGGAGGAGAGAGAGTCTTCTGCGGTGCACGTGGCTGGATCCAGAGCCAAAACTAGGAAAGCT TTGCAGTTGGAAGTGGACCATCTGGAGGAGCTGAAGCTGCAGAACATTAGATCTGTGATTCAAGGAATTCGGGCAGAGCTGGCTGACTACTGGGACAAGTGCTTCTACAgtcaggagcagagggaagtCTTCAGCCCCTATTACGACG AGGACTATACAGAGACCCTGCTTGATCTCCACGAAGCTGAGGTGGAGAAGATGAAGAGCTACTATGAAACACACAAAGATCTGTTTGAGGCTGTCCAGAAATGGGACGAGAACTGGAAGCTGTTCCTGGAACTGGAG AAGAAAGCATCTGACCCCAGTCGCTTCACCAACCGTGGGGGGAATCTGctgaaagaagagaagcagcGAGCGAAGCTGCAGAAGACACTTTCCAAG ttgcaggaggagctggagagcaGGGTCCAggcctgggagcaggagcatGAGGGGACTTTCCTGGTGAAGGGGCAGCGGTTCTTGGAGTATGTGATGGAGCAGTGGCAGCTGTACCacctggagaaagagaaggagaaacaggAGAGG CACCTGAAGAAAAGCCGCCAGATTGAGACCGAGATGATGTATGGCAGCACCCCACGAACACCTGTCAAGCGGCAAGTGCTTGGCCCCCACACGCCTGGCAAAGTAAGGAAG CTCAACAGCACCTTCCACTCCAGGGCCACACCCAACAGTACCATCCGTTTAGCTTTTGGAGGAGCCGTCTACCACTCGCCAACATCACGGTTGCCACCTTCTGGAGGGAAG ACTGGCCAGGCTCGGACCCCCAGCCGCATGCTTGTGAAGCCTTCCCGTCCTGGACGCAGGGAGCAGAACAAGGAGAACATGTCCCACCTGAATGGAACCACCCTCAGCGGTGGGTGCACCCCTACAGCCCCTGCCCAGCGTAACCAGAGCGTTAATTCTGTTGCCAGCAGCTATTCTGAATTTGCG CGCGAACTTTCAAAGGCTTCAAAGTGTGACAGCAGCTCCCGCGTTCTGAACTCCACCACTGCCTTCTCCTGA
- the PRC1 gene encoding protein regulator of cytokinesis 1 isoform X3 codes for MRKSEVLAAEAVSCLNRAMAALRAIWEEIGIPEEQRLERTDVVKKHIKDLLDMMVAEEENLKERLLKSIAMCRRELDALCKELQLEPIQVEEGSTILQMEKNLRTHVEVLLKQKRDRKQELKTLQEQDRDLCDILCTSLFCINSDAVPSLEDLDRYRRHLASLTAVKEQRQEEFVSRKRQIILLMEELDHTPDTSFERDVVTEDEEAFCLSEDNIAALQNLLQQLEAQRSLNEAVCTELRSRIVALWERLQVPLEERESSAVHVAGSRAKTRKALQLEVDHLEELKLQNIRSVIQGIRAELADYWDKCFYSQEQREVFSPYYDEDYTETLLDLHEAEVEKMKSYYETHKDLFEAVQKWDENWKLFLELEKKASDPSRFTNRGGNLLKEEKQRAKLQKTLSKLQEELESRVQAWEQEHEGTFLVKGQRFLEYVMEQWQLYHLEKEKEKQERHLKKSRQIETEMMYGSTPRTPVKRQVLGPHTPGKVRKLNSTFHSRATPNSTIRLAFGGAVYHSPTSRLPPSGGKTGQARTPSRMLVKPSRPGRREQNKENMSHLNGTTLSARTFKGFKV; via the exons ATGAGGAAGAG TGAGGTGCTGGCGGCCGAGGCCGTGTCGTGCCTGAACCGGGCTATGGCGGCTCTGCGGGCTATCTGGGAGGAGATCGGCATCCCCGAGGAGCAGCGCCTGGAGCGTACCGATGTCGTTAAGAAGCACATCAAG GACCTCCTAGACATGATggtggcagaggaggagaaCCTGAAGGAGCGGCTCTTGAAGAGCATCGCCATGTGTCGGAGGGAGCTTGACGCCCTCTGCAAGGAGCTCCAGCTGGAGCCCATCCAG GTGGAGGAAGGAAGTACCATTCTGCAGATGGAAAAGAATTTGCGCACCCATGTGGAAGTGTTGTTAAAGCAGAAAAGGGACAGGAAGCAGGAGCTGAAAACCTTGCAAGAACAAGATCGAGATTTGTGTGACATTCTCTGCACATCCCTGTTCTGCATTAACAGTGATGCTGTGCCCAGCCTGGAGGACCTGGATCGTTACAGGCGCCACTTGGCCTCCCTGACCGCTGTGAAG GAGCAAAGGCAGGAAGAGTTTGTCAGCAGGAAGCGGCAAATCATCCTCCTGATGGAGGAGCTGGACCACACTCCAGACACAAGCTTTGAGCGGGATGTGGTGACCGAGGACGAGGAAGCCTTCTGTTTGTCTGAGGACAACATTGCTGCCCTCCAgaatctgctgcagcag CTGGAAGCCCAGCGATCCCTGAATGAAGCTGTGTGCACAGAGCTGCGCTCCAGAATTGTTGCACTCTGGGAAAGGCTGCAGGTTCCTCTGGAGGAGAGAGAGTCTTCTGCGGTGCACGTGGCTGGATCCAGAGCCAAAACTAGGAAAGCT TTGCAGTTGGAAGTGGACCATCTGGAGGAGCTGAAGCTGCAGAACATTAGATCTGTGATTCAAGGAATTCGGGCAGAGCTGGCTGACTACTGGGACAAGTGCTTCTACAgtcaggagcagagggaagtCTTCAGCCCCTATTACGACG AGGACTATACAGAGACCCTGCTTGATCTCCACGAAGCTGAGGTGGAGAAGATGAAGAGCTACTATGAAACACACAAAGATCTGTTTGAGGCTGTCCAGAAATGGGACGAGAACTGGAAGCTGTTCCTGGAACTGGAG AAGAAAGCATCTGACCCCAGTCGCTTCACCAACCGTGGGGGGAATCTGctgaaagaagagaagcagcGAGCGAAGCTGCAGAAGACACTTTCCAAG ttgcaggaggagctggagagcaGGGTCCAggcctgggagcaggagcatGAGGGGACTTTCCTGGTGAAGGGGCAGCGGTTCTTGGAGTATGTGATGGAGCAGTGGCAGCTGTACCacctggagaaagagaaggagaaacaggAGAGG CACCTGAAGAAAAGCCGCCAGATTGAGACCGAGATGATGTATGGCAGCACCCCACGAACACCTGTCAAGCGGCAAGTGCTTGGCCCCCACACGCCTGGCAAAGTAAGGAAG CTCAACAGCACCTTCCACTCCAGGGCCACACCCAACAGTACCATCCGTTTAGCTTTTGGAGGAGCCGTCTACCACTCGCCAACATCACGGTTGCCACCTTCTGGAGGGAAG ACTGGCCAGGCTCGGACCCCCAGCCGCATGCTTGTGAAGCCTTCCCGTCCTGGACGCAGGGAGCAGAACAAGGAGAACATGTCCCACCTGAATGGAACCACCCTCAGCG CGCGAACTTTCAAAGGCTTCAAAGTGTGA
- the VPS33B gene encoding vacuolar protein sorting-associated protein 33B isoform X2: MGGAGGGRSPRDEPAAGDGAAAALRGARPGPVTAGAGKGGRAAAANKRAQSWLSRLPVLLRRRALPPRGSAGAAAAFGGSGGRAAHRRPAMAFAGRRDVPEPPDFGILKRLARDQLIYLLEQLPGKKDLFIEADLMSPLDRIANVSILKQHEVDKLYKVDSRPALSTSDQFCFLVRPRIKTMRYIADIVNADKMSGRSRKYKIIFSPQKFYACEMVLEEEGVFGDVTCDEWSFYLLPLDEDIISMELPEFFRDYFLEGDHRWINSIARALQLLNSLYGPFSKAYGIGRCAKMSYELWRDLEEESEGDGQGRRPEIGNIFLMDRDTDYVTALCSQVVYEGLVDDTFRIKCGSVDFGPDVTSSDKSIKVLLNAQDKVFSQIRNEHFSSVFGFLSQKSRNLQAQYDRRRGMDIKQMKNFVSQELKGLKQEHRLLSLHIGACESIMKKKTKQDFQEMIKAEHSLLEGFDIRESTSFIEEHIDRQVSPIESLRLMCLLSITENGLVPKDYRSLKTQYLQSYGPEHLLTFHNLKRIGLLTEQSAGETLTAVESRVSKLVTDRAAGKITDAFNSLARRSNFRAISKKLGLIPRVDGEYDLKMPRDMAYVFSGAYIPLSCKIIEQVLERRGWLGLEEVVRLLNGNEFSVSDSSVEDNLAWESQRIVLAVFLGGCTFSEIAALRFLGKERGCKFIFLTTAITSSARMMEAMIEAKA, from the exons ATGGGCGGCGCGGGTGGTGGCCGGTCTCCGCGGGACGAGCCCGCCGCTGGAGATGGCGCTGCAGCGGCTCTTCGAGGAGCGCGGCCTGGCCCTGTGACCGCCGGGGCCGGGAAgggcgggcgggccgcggcAGCCAATAAACGTGCGCAGAGCTGGTTGTCCCGCCTTCCTGTGTTGTTACGGCGCAGGGCACTTCCGCCGCGGGGTTCCGCCGGCGCCGCGGCCGCGTTCGGGGGTTCCGGGGGTCGCGCCGCTCACCGCCGCCCTGCCATGGCCTTCGCCGGCCGCCGCGACGTGCCCGAGCCGCCCGACTTCGGTATCCTGAAGCGGCTGGCGCGGGACCAGCTCATCTACCTGCTGGAGCAG CTCCCCGGGAAGAAGGACCTGTTCATCGAGGCCGACCTGATGAGCCCTCTGGACCGCATCGCCAACGTCTCCATCCTAAAG cagcacgaGGTGGACAAGCTGTACAAGGTGGACAGCCGGCCGGCCCTCAGCACCAGCGACCA GTTCTGTTTCCTTGTCCGGCCGCGGATCAAGACGATGAGGTACATTGCCG ATATTGTCAATGCCGACAAGATGTCGGGGAGGAGCAGGAAGTACAAGATTATCTTCAGCCCCCAAAAG TTTTATGCTTGTGAGATGGtgctggaggaagagggagTCTTTGGTG ATGTCACCTGTGATGAATGGTCCTTCTACCTGCTCCCCCTGGACGAAGACATCATCAGCATGGAGCTGCCTGAGTTCTTTCGCGACTACTTCTTG GAGGGAGATCACCGCTGGATCAACTCCATCGCTCGAGCCCTGCAGTTACTGAACTCCCTGTATGGGCCTTTCAGCAAGGCCTATGGAATTGGCCGGTGTGCCAAG ATGAGCTACGAGCTGTGGCGGGACCTGGAGGAGGAGAGTGAGGGCGatggccagggcaggaggcCTGAGATTGGCAACATCTTCCTCATGGACAGAG ACACGGACTACGTGACAGCGCTGTGCTCCCAGGTGGTGTACGAGGGGCTGGTGGACGACACCTTCCGCATCAAGTGTG GGAGTGTGGATTTTGGGCCAGACGTCACCTCTTCTGACAAGAGCATTAAGGTTCTGCTCAATGCCCAGGACAAA GTCTTCAGCCAGATTCGGAATGAGCACTTCTCCAGCGTGTTCGGCTTCCTTAGCCAGAAGTCGCGCAACCTGCAGGCACAGTATGAC CGGCGCCGCGGCATGGACATCAAGCAGATGAAGAACTTTGTCTCCCAGGAACTGAAGGGATTAAAGCAAGAGCATCGCTTGCTGAGCCTGC ATATTGGTGCTTGCGAGTCcatcatgaaaaagaaaaccaagcaggACTTCCAGGAGATGATCAAGGCTGAACATT ctctgctcgAGGGCTTCGACATCCGTGAGAGCACCAGCTTCATAGAGGAGCACATTGACCGGCAG GTGTCCCCCATCGAGAGCCTGCGCCTGATGTGCCTCCTGTCCATCACAGAGAACG GTCTTGTCCCCAAAGACTACCGCTCGCTGAAAACCCAGTACCTGCAG AGCTATGGGCCTGAGCACTTGCTGACCTTTCACAACCTCAAGCGCATCGGGCTGCTGACCGAGCAGTCAGCTGGAGAGACCCTGACTGCTGTGGAAAGCAGAGTCAGCAAGCTGGTGACGGACCGCGCTGCCG GAAAGATCACAGATGCGTTTAATTCTTTGGCCAGGAGGAGCAATTTTCGAGCCATAAGCAAGAAGCTGGGGTTG ATTCCCCGGGTGGACGGAGAATATGACCTGAAGATGCCTCGGGACATGGCTTACGTTTTCAGCGGGGCCTACATCCCCCTGAGCTGCAAGATCATCGAGCAG GTGCTGGAGCgccggggctggctgggcctggAGGAGGTCGTGCGGCTGCTCAACGGCAACGAGTTCTCGGTCTCAG ACAGCAGCGTGGAGGACAATCTGGCCTGGGAGTCCCAGCGCATTGTCCTCGCTGTCTTCCTGGGGGGCTGCACCTTCTCTGAGATCGCTGCGCTCCGGTtcctggggaaggagagag GGTGCAAGTTCATCTTCCTGACCACGGCCATCACCAGCAGCGCCCGGATGATGGAGGCCATGATCGAGGCCAAGGCGTGA
- the VPS33B gene encoding vacuolar protein sorting-associated protein 33B isoform X1 produces the protein MGGAGGGRSPRDEPAAGDGAAAALRGARPGPVTAGAGKGGRAAAANKRAQSWLSRLPVLLRRRALPPRGSAGAAAAFGGSGGRAAHRRPAMAFAGRRDVPEPPDFGILKRLARDQLIYLLEQLPGKKDLFIEADLMSPLDRIANVSILKQHEVDKLYKVDSRPALSTSDQFCFLVRPRIKTMRYIADIVNADKMSGRSRKYKIIFSPQKFYACEMVLEEEGVFGDVTCDEWSFYLLPLDEDIISMELPEFFRDYFLEGDHRWINSIARALQLLNSLYGPFSKAYGIGRCAKMSYELWRDLEEESEGDGQGRRPEIGNIFLMDRDTDYVTALCSQVVYEGLVDDTFRIKCGSVDFGPDVTSSDKSIKVLLNAQDKVFSQIRNEHFSSVFGFLSQKSRNLQAQYDRRRGMDIKQMKNFVSQELKGLKQEHRLLSLHIGACESIMKKKTKQDFQEMIKAEHSLLEGFDIRESTSFIEEHIDRQVSPIESLRLMCLLSITENGLVPKDYRSLKTQYLQSYGPEHLLTFHNLKRIGLLTEQSAGETLTAVESRVSKLVTDRAAGKITDAFNSLARRSNFRAISKKLGLIPRVDGEYDLKMPRDMAYVFSGAYIPLSCKIIEQVLERRGWLGLEEVVRLLNGNEFSVSGNAGLNGNEFSVSDSSVEDNLAWESQRIVLAVFLGGCTFSEIAALRFLGKERGCKFIFLTTAITSSARMMEAMIEAKA, from the exons ATGGGCGGCGCGGGTGGTGGCCGGTCTCCGCGGGACGAGCCCGCCGCTGGAGATGGCGCTGCAGCGGCTCTTCGAGGAGCGCGGCCTGGCCCTGTGACCGCCGGGGCCGGGAAgggcgggcgggccgcggcAGCCAATAAACGTGCGCAGAGCTGGTTGTCCCGCCTTCCTGTGTTGTTACGGCGCAGGGCACTTCCGCCGCGGGGTTCCGCCGGCGCCGCGGCCGCGTTCGGGGGTTCCGGGGGTCGCGCCGCTCACCGCCGCCCTGCCATGGCCTTCGCCGGCCGCCGCGACGTGCCCGAGCCGCCCGACTTCGGTATCCTGAAGCGGCTGGCGCGGGACCAGCTCATCTACCTGCTGGAGCAG CTCCCCGGGAAGAAGGACCTGTTCATCGAGGCCGACCTGATGAGCCCTCTGGACCGCATCGCCAACGTCTCCATCCTAAAG cagcacgaGGTGGACAAGCTGTACAAGGTGGACAGCCGGCCGGCCCTCAGCACCAGCGACCA GTTCTGTTTCCTTGTCCGGCCGCGGATCAAGACGATGAGGTACATTGCCG ATATTGTCAATGCCGACAAGATGTCGGGGAGGAGCAGGAAGTACAAGATTATCTTCAGCCCCCAAAAG TTTTATGCTTGTGAGATGGtgctggaggaagagggagTCTTTGGTG ATGTCACCTGTGATGAATGGTCCTTCTACCTGCTCCCCCTGGACGAAGACATCATCAGCATGGAGCTGCCTGAGTTCTTTCGCGACTACTTCTTG GAGGGAGATCACCGCTGGATCAACTCCATCGCTCGAGCCCTGCAGTTACTGAACTCCCTGTATGGGCCTTTCAGCAAGGCCTATGGAATTGGCCGGTGTGCCAAG ATGAGCTACGAGCTGTGGCGGGACCTGGAGGAGGAGAGTGAGGGCGatggccagggcaggaggcCTGAGATTGGCAACATCTTCCTCATGGACAGAG ACACGGACTACGTGACAGCGCTGTGCTCCCAGGTGGTGTACGAGGGGCTGGTGGACGACACCTTCCGCATCAAGTGTG GGAGTGTGGATTTTGGGCCAGACGTCACCTCTTCTGACAAGAGCATTAAGGTTCTGCTCAATGCCCAGGACAAA GTCTTCAGCCAGATTCGGAATGAGCACTTCTCCAGCGTGTTCGGCTTCCTTAGCCAGAAGTCGCGCAACCTGCAGGCACAGTATGAC CGGCGCCGCGGCATGGACATCAAGCAGATGAAGAACTTTGTCTCCCAGGAACTGAAGGGATTAAAGCAAGAGCATCGCTTGCTGAGCCTGC ATATTGGTGCTTGCGAGTCcatcatgaaaaagaaaaccaagcaggACTTCCAGGAGATGATCAAGGCTGAACATT ctctgctcgAGGGCTTCGACATCCGTGAGAGCACCAGCTTCATAGAGGAGCACATTGACCGGCAG GTGTCCCCCATCGAGAGCCTGCGCCTGATGTGCCTCCTGTCCATCACAGAGAACG GTCTTGTCCCCAAAGACTACCGCTCGCTGAAAACCCAGTACCTGCAG AGCTATGGGCCTGAGCACTTGCTGACCTTTCACAACCTCAAGCGCATCGGGCTGCTGACCGAGCAGTCAGCTGGAGAGACCCTGACTGCTGTGGAAAGCAGAGTCAGCAAGCTGGTGACGGACCGCGCTGCCG GAAAGATCACAGATGCGTTTAATTCTTTGGCCAGGAGGAGCAATTTTCGAGCCATAAGCAAGAAGCTGGGGTTG ATTCCCCGGGTGGACGGAGAATATGACCTGAAGATGCCTCGGGACATGGCTTACGTTTTCAGCGGGGCCTACATCCCCCTGAGCTGCAAGATCATCGAGCAG GTGCTGGAGCgccggggctggctgggcctggAGGAGGTCGTGCGGCTGCTCAACGGCAACGAGTTCTCGGTCTCAGGTAATGCCGGGCTCAATGGCAACGAGTTCTCGGTCTCAG ACAGCAGCGTGGAGGACAATCTGGCCTGGGAGTCCCAGCGCATTGTCCTCGCTGTCTTCCTGGGGGGCTGCACCTTCTCTGAGATCGCTGCGCTCCGGTtcctggggaaggagagag GGTGCAAGTTCATCTTCCTGACCACGGCCATCACCAGCAGCGCCCGGATGATGGAGGCCATGATCGAGGCCAAGGCGTGA
- the HDDC3 gene encoding guanosine-3',5'-bis(diphosphate) 3'-pyrophosphohydrolase MESH1 yields the protein MGSEAARLLAAADFAARKHKAQRRKDPEGTPYINHPIGVARILAHEAGVTDLVVLQAALLHDTVEDTDTTFSEIEEQFGEEVRRVVEEVTDDKTLPKMERKRLQVEHAPGSSPQAKLVKLADKLYNLRDLNRCTPEGMAEPPLPSLSRRRGTEVSQCWEGPAVPEERDPRRMPWPTQPSPVGARSVP from the exons ATGGGCTCGGAGGCGGCACGGCTGCTGGCGGCGGCGGACTTCGCTGCCAGAAAGCACAAGGCGCAGCGGCGGAAGGACCCCGAGGGCACCCCCTACATCAACCACCCCATCG GCGTAGCCAGGATCTTGGCCCACGAGGCTGGTGTGACAGACCTTGTCGTGCTGCAG GCCGCCCTCCTGCACGACACGGTGGAGGACACAGACACCACCTTCTCCGAGATCGAGGAGCAGTTCGGGGAGGAGGTCCGGCGTGTCGTGGAGGAGGTGACTGATGACAAGACCCTGCCCAAGATGGAGCGAAAGCGGCTGCAGGTCGAGCACGcgccaggcagcagcccccaggccaaGCTGGTCAAGCTCGCCGACAAGCTCTACAACCTGCGAGACCTAAACCGCTGCACCCCGGAAG GGATGGCCGAGCCCCCGCTCCCGAGCCTGTCCCGGCGGCGGGGGACAGAGGTGTcacagtgctgggaagggccggcCGTGCCAGAGGAGCGGGACCCCCGGCGGATGCCCTGGCCCACTCAGCCGAGTCCGGTGGGGGCACGCTCGGTGCCGTAG